In Solea senegalensis isolate Sse05_10M linkage group LG6, IFAPA_SoseM_1, whole genome shotgun sequence, one genomic interval encodes:
- the LOC122770766 gene encoding uncharacterized protein LOC122770766 isoform X2 — protein sequence MEIDKLFSSRALSLESVVSQSEHRPLSPDSPVPLFKPPHISCDVELSRQRSFTPESLASDWEDRSLCLETLFDQTRPDSPQSLSDMEIDQLFSSRALSPEFVSSDLDFSLIQTWLSDFRVSSPESVASVEHYCWSPHISFSQINNQHCNYYLEYPKSTPMSPISPISDVEYSPYYVEELFDENRPDSPDSLTLQDETVSLNTTLTASLPLCTIRPFTYAEVVRGYTHENQPCVLGDRLFELRPACLPSLSSDKEYIESFIDHPLEDLRPQSPESVVSQSEHRPLSPDSPVPQFKPPHISCDVELSRQRSFTPESLASDWDDRSLCLETLFDQTRPDSPQSVLSDMEIDKLFSSRALSPESVVSQSEHRPLSPDSPVPLFKPPHISCDVELSRQRSFTPESLASDWEDRSLCLETLFDQTRPDSPQSLSDMEIDKLFSSRALSPESVSSDLDFSLIQTWLSDFRVSSPESVASVEHYCWSPHISFSQINNQHCNYYLEYPKSTPMSPISTISDVEYSPYYVEELFDENRPDSPDSLTLQDETVSLNTTLTASLPLSTGRPFTYAEVVRGYTHENQPCVLGDRLFELRPACLPSLSSDKEYIESFIDHSLEDLRPQSPESVVSQSEHRPLSPDSPVPQFKPPHISCDVELSRQRSFTPESLASDWEDRSLCLETLFDQTRPDSPQSVLSDMEIDKLFSSRALSPESVSSDLDFSLLQTWLSDFRVSSPESVASVEHYCWSPHISFSQINNQHCNYYLEYPKSTPMSPISTISDVEYSPYYVEELFDENRPDSPDSLTLQDETVSLNTTLTASLLLCTGRPFSYAEVVRGYTHENQPCVLGDRLFELRPACLPSLSSDKEYIESFIDHSLEDLRPHLQSQWYLKVNIGPSLLTHLSLSSNLLISVVMWNYQGRGHLHQNH from the exons ATGGAAATTGATAAATTATTTAGCAGCAGGGCTTTGTCACTAGAGTCAGTGGTATCTCAAAGTGAACATAGGCCCCTCTCTCCTGACTCACCTGTCCCTCTGTTCAAACCTCCTCATATCAGTTGTGATGTGGAACTATCAAGGCAGAGGTCATTTACACCAGAATCATTAGCTTCAGACTGGGAAGACAGAAGTTTGTGTCTGGAAACCCTGtttgaccagaccagaccagactcCCCACAGTCTTTGTCAGACATGGAAATTGATCAATTATTTAGCAGCAGGGCTTTGTCACCAGAGTTTGTGTCTTCAGATTTGGACTTTTCACTCATTCAGACTTGGTTGTCAGACTTTAGAGTGTCATCACCTGAATCTGTGGCATCAGTTGAACATTATTGTTGGTCTCCTCATATTTCATTTAGCCAGATAAATAATCAACACTGTAACTATTACTTGGAATACCCAAAAAGTACACCAATGTCACCTATTTCACCAATATCAGATGTTGAGTATTCCCCCTATTATGTAGAGGAGTTGTTTGATGAAAACAGACCAGACTCACCAGATTCCCTTACTTTACAAGATGAAACTGTTAGCTTAAACACAACTTTGACTGCATCTCTTCCATTGTGCACTATAAGGCCTTTTACATATGCAGAGGTTGTGCGGGGCTACACACATGAAAACCAACCTTGTGTATTGGGGGACAGATTGTTTGAGTTAAGACCTGCTTGTCTTCCATCACTGTCATCAGACAAGGAGTACATTGAGTCCTTCATAGACCATCCCCTGGAAGACTTAAGACCGCAATCTCCAGAGTCAGTGGTATCTCAAAGTGAACATAGGCCCCTCTCTCCTGACTCACCTGTCCCTCAGTTCAAACCTCCTCATATCAGTTGTGATGTGGAACTATCAAGGCAGAGGTCATTTACACCAGAATCATTAGCTTCAGACTGGGATGACAGAAGTTTGTGTCTGGAAACCCTGtttgaccagaccagaccagactcACCACAGTCTGTTTTGTCAGACATGGAAATTGATAAATTATTTAGCAGCAGGGCTTTGTCACCAGAGTCAGTGGTATCTCAAAGTGAACATAGGCCCCTCTCTCCTGACTCACCTGTCCCTCTGTTCAAACCTCCTCATATCAGTTGTGATGTGGAACTATCAAGGCAGAGGTCATTTACACCAGAATCATTAGCTTCAGACTGGGAAGACAGAAGTTTGTGTCTGGAAACCCTGtttgaccagaccagaccagactcCCCACAGTCTTTGTCAGACATGGAAATTGATAAATTATTTAGCAGCAGGGCTTTGTCACCAGAGTCTGTGTCTTCAGATTTGGACTTTTCACTCATTCAGACTTGGTTGTCAGACTTTAGAGTGTCATCACCTGAATCTGTGGCATCAGTTGAACATTATTGTTGGTCTCCTCATATTTCATTTAGCCAGATAAATAATCAACACTGTAACTATTACTTGGAATACCCAAAAAGTACACCAATGTCACctatttcaacaatatcagATGTTGAGTATTCCCCCTATTATGTAGAGGAGTTGTTTGATGAAAACAGACCAGACTCACCAGATTCCCTTACTTTACAAGATGAAACTGTTAGCTTAAACACAACTTTGACTGCATCTCTTCCATTGTCCACTGGAAGGCCTTTTACATATGCAGAGGTTGTGCGGGGCTACACACATGAAAACCAACCTTGTGTATTGGGGGACAGATTGTTTGAGTTAAGACCTGCTTGTCTTCCATCACTGTCATCAGACAAGGAGTACATTGAGTCCTTCATAGACCATTCCCTGGAAGACTTAAGACCGCAATCTCCAGAGTCAGTG GTATCTCAAAGTGAACATAGGCCCCTCTCTCCTGACTCACCTGTCCCTCAGTTCAAACCTCCTCATATCAGTTGTGATGTGGAACTATCAAGGCAGAGGTCATTTACACCAGAATCATTAGCTTCAGACTGGGAAGACAGAAGTTTGTGTCTGGAAACCCTGtttgaccagaccagaccagactcACCACAGTCTGTTTTGTCAGACATGGAAATTGATAAGTTATTTAGCAGCAGGGCTTTGTCACCAGAGTCTGTGTCTTCAGATTTGGACTTTTCACTCCTTCAGACTTGGTTGTCAGACTTTAGAGTATCATCACCTGAATCTGTGGCATCAGTTGAACATTATTGTTGGTCTCCTCATATTTCATTTAGCCAGATAAATAATCAACACTGTAACTATTACTTGGAATACCCAAAAAGTACACCAATGTCACctatttcaacaatatcagATGTTGAGTATTCCCCCTATTATGTAGAGGAGTTGTTTGATGAAAACAGACCAGACTCACCAGATTCCCTTACTTTACAAGATGAAACTGTTAGCTTAAACACAACTTTGACTGCATCTCTTCTATTGTGCACTGGAAGACCTTTTTCATATGCAGAGGTTGTGCGGGGCTACACACATGAAAACCAACCTTGTGTATTGGGGGACAGATTGTTTGAGTTAAGACCTGCTTGTCTTCCATCACTGTCATCAGACAAGGAGTACATTGAGTCCTTCATAGACCATTCCCTGGAAGACTTAAGACCGCATCTCCAGAGTCAGTGGTATCTCAAAGTGAACATAGGCCCCTCTCTCCTGACTCACCTGTCCCTCAGTTCAAACCTCCTCATATCAGTTGTGATGTGGAACTATCAAGGCAGAGGTCATTTACACCAGAATCATTAG
- the LOC122770766 gene encoding uncharacterized protein LOC122770766 isoform X1, translating to MEIDKLFSSRALSLESVVSQSEHRPLSPDSPVPLFKPPHISCDVELSRQRSFTPESLASDWEDRSLCLETLFDQTRPDSPQSLSDMEIDQLFSSRALSPEFVSSDLDFSLIQTWLSDFRVSSPESVASVEHYCWSPHISFSQINNQHCNYYLEYPKSTPMSPISPISDVEYSPYYVEELFDENRPDSPDSLTLQDETVSLNTTLTASLPLCTIRPFTYAEVVRGYTHENQPCVLGDRLFELRPACLPSLSSDKEYIESFIDHPLEDLRPQSPESVVSQSEHRPLSPDSPVPQFKPPHISCDVELSRQRSFTPESLASDWDDRSLCLETLFDQTRPDSPQSVLSDMEIDKLFSSRALSPESVVSQSEHRPLSPDSPVPLFKPPHISCDVELSRQRSFTPESLASDWEDRSLCLETLFDQTRPDSPQSLSDMEIDKLFSSRALSPESVSSDLDFSLIQTWLSDFRVSSPESVASVEHYCWSPHISFSQINNQHCNYYLEYPKSTPMSPISTISDVEYSPYYVEELFDENRPDSPDSLTLQDETVSLNTTLTASLPLSTGRPFTYAEVVRGYTHENQPCVLGDRLFELRPACLPSLSSDKEYIESFIDHSLEDLRPQSPESVVSQSEHRPLSPDSPIPQFKPPHISCDVELSRQRSFTPESLASDWEDRSLCLETLFDQTRPDSPQSLSDMEIDQLFSSRALSPESVSSDLDFSLIQTWLSDFRVSSPESVASVEHYCWSPHISFSQINNQHCNYYLEYPKSTPMSPISTISDVEYSPYYVEELCDENRPDSPDSLTLQDETVSLNTTLIASLPLCTGRPFTYAEVVRGYTHENQPCVLGDRLFELRPACLPSLSSDKEYIESFIDHSLEDLRPQSPESVVSQSEHRPLSPDSPVPQFKPPHISCDVELSRQRSFTPESLASDWEDRSLCLETLFDQTRPDSPQSVLSDMEIDKLFSSRALSPESVSSDLDFSLLQTWLSDFRVSSPESVASVEHYCWSPHISFSQINNQHCNYYLEYPKSTPMSPISTISDVEYSPYYVEELFDENRPDSPDSLTLQDETVSLNTTLTASLLLCTGRPFSYAEVVRGYTHENQPCVLGDRLFELRPACLPSLSSDKEYIESFIDHSLEDLRPHLQSQWYLKVNIGPSLLTHLSLSSNLLISVVMWNYQGRGHLHQNH from the exons ATGGAAATTGATAAATTATTTAGCAGCAGGGCTTTGTCACTAGAGTCAGTGGTATCTCAAAGTGAACATAGGCCCCTCTCTCCTGACTCACCTGTCCCTCTGTTCAAACCTCCTCATATCAGTTGTGATGTGGAACTATCAAGGCAGAGGTCATTTACACCAGAATCATTAGCTTCAGACTGGGAAGACAGAAGTTTGTGTCTGGAAACCCTGtttgaccagaccagaccagactcCCCACAGTCTTTGTCAGACATGGAAATTGATCAATTATTTAGCAGCAGGGCTTTGTCACCAGAGTTTGTGTCTTCAGATTTGGACTTTTCACTCATTCAGACTTGGTTGTCAGACTTTAGAGTGTCATCACCTGAATCTGTGGCATCAGTTGAACATTATTGTTGGTCTCCTCATATTTCATTTAGCCAGATAAATAATCAACACTGTAACTATTACTTGGAATACCCAAAAAGTACACCAATGTCACCTATTTCACCAATATCAGATGTTGAGTATTCCCCCTATTATGTAGAGGAGTTGTTTGATGAAAACAGACCAGACTCACCAGATTCCCTTACTTTACAAGATGAAACTGTTAGCTTAAACACAACTTTGACTGCATCTCTTCCATTGTGCACTATAAGGCCTTTTACATATGCAGAGGTTGTGCGGGGCTACACACATGAAAACCAACCTTGTGTATTGGGGGACAGATTGTTTGAGTTAAGACCTGCTTGTCTTCCATCACTGTCATCAGACAAGGAGTACATTGAGTCCTTCATAGACCATCCCCTGGAAGACTTAAGACCGCAATCTCCAGAGTCAGTGGTATCTCAAAGTGAACATAGGCCCCTCTCTCCTGACTCACCTGTCCCTCAGTTCAAACCTCCTCATATCAGTTGTGATGTGGAACTATCAAGGCAGAGGTCATTTACACCAGAATCATTAGCTTCAGACTGGGATGACAGAAGTTTGTGTCTGGAAACCCTGtttgaccagaccagaccagactcACCACAGTCTGTTTTGTCAGACATGGAAATTGATAAATTATTTAGCAGCAGGGCTTTGTCACCAGAGTCAGTGGTATCTCAAAGTGAACATAGGCCCCTCTCTCCTGACTCACCTGTCCCTCTGTTCAAACCTCCTCATATCAGTTGTGATGTGGAACTATCAAGGCAGAGGTCATTTACACCAGAATCATTAGCTTCAGACTGGGAAGACAGAAGTTTGTGTCTGGAAACCCTGtttgaccagaccagaccagactcCCCACAGTCTTTGTCAGACATGGAAATTGATAAATTATTTAGCAGCAGGGCTTTGTCACCAGAGTCTGTGTCTTCAGATTTGGACTTTTCACTCATTCAGACTTGGTTGTCAGACTTTAGAGTGTCATCACCTGAATCTGTGGCATCAGTTGAACATTATTGTTGGTCTCCTCATATTTCATTTAGCCAGATAAATAATCAACACTGTAACTATTACTTGGAATACCCAAAAAGTACACCAATGTCACctatttcaacaatatcagATGTTGAGTATTCCCCCTATTATGTAGAGGAGTTGTTTGATGAAAACAGACCAGACTCACCAGATTCCCTTACTTTACAAGATGAAACTGTTAGCTTAAACACAACTTTGACTGCATCTCTTCCATTGTCCACTGGAAGGCCTTTTACATATGCAGAGGTTGTGCGGGGCTACACACATGAAAACCAACCTTGTGTATTGGGGGACAGATTGTTTGAGTTAAGACCTGCTTGTCTTCCATCACTGTCATCAGACAAGGAGTACATTGAGTCCTTCATAGACCATTCCCTGGAAGACTTAAGACCGCAATCTCCAGAGTCAGTGGTATCTCAAAGTGAACATAGGCCCCTCTCTCCTGACTCACCTATCCCTCAGTTCAAACCTCCTCATATCAGTTGTGATGTGGAACTATCAAGGCAGAGGTCATTTACACCAGAATCATTAGCTTCAGACTGGGAAGACAGAAGTTTGTGTCTGGAAACCCTGtttgaccagaccagaccagactcACCACAGTCTTTGTCAGACATGGAAATTGATCAATTATTTAGCAGCAGGGCTTTGTCACCAGAGTCTGTGTCTTCAGATTTGGACTTTTCACTCATTCAGACTTGGTTGTCAGACTTTAGAGTGTCATCACCTGAATCTGTGGCATCAGTTGAACATTATTGTTGGTCTCCTCATATTTCATTTAGCCAGATAAATAATCAACACTGTAACTATTACTTGGAATACCCAAAAAGTACACCAATGTCACctatttcaacaatatcagATGTTGAGTATTCCCCCTATTATGTAGAGGAGttgtgtgatgaaaacagaccAGACTCACCAGATTCCCTTACTTTACAAGATGAAACTGTTAGCTTAAACACAACTTTGATTGCATCTCTTCCATTGTGCACTGGAAGGCCTTTTACATATGCAGAGGTTGTGCGGGGCTACACACATGAAAACCAACCTTGTGTATTGGGGGACAGATTGTTTGAGTTAAGGCCTGCTTGTCTTCCATCACTGTCATCAGACAAGGAGTACATTGAGTCCTTCATAGACCATTCCCTGGAAGACTTAAGACCGCAATCTCCAGAGTCAGTG GTATCTCAAAGTGAACATAGGCCCCTCTCTCCTGACTCACCTGTCCCTCAGTTCAAACCTCCTCATATCAGTTGTGATGTGGAACTATCAAGGCAGAGGTCATTTACACCAGAATCATTAGCTTCAGACTGGGAAGACAGAAGTTTGTGTCTGGAAACCCTGtttgaccagaccagaccagactcACCACAGTCTGTTTTGTCAGACATGGAAATTGATAAGTTATTTAGCAGCAGGGCTTTGTCACCAGAGTCTGTGTCTTCAGATTTGGACTTTTCACTCCTTCAGACTTGGTTGTCAGACTTTAGAGTATCATCACCTGAATCTGTGGCATCAGTTGAACATTATTGTTGGTCTCCTCATATTTCATTTAGCCAGATAAATAATCAACACTGTAACTATTACTTGGAATACCCAAAAAGTACACCAATGTCACctatttcaacaatatcagATGTTGAGTATTCCCCCTATTATGTAGAGGAGTTGTTTGATGAAAACAGACCAGACTCACCAGATTCCCTTACTTTACAAGATGAAACTGTTAGCTTAAACACAACTTTGACTGCATCTCTTCTATTGTGCACTGGAAGACCTTTTTCATATGCAGAGGTTGTGCGGGGCTACACACATGAAAACCAACCTTGTGTATTGGGGGACAGATTGTTTGAGTTAAGACCTGCTTGTCTTCCATCACTGTCATCAGACAAGGAGTACATTGAGTCCTTCATAGACCATTCCCTGGAAGACTTAAGACCGCATCTCCAGAGTCAGTGGTATCTCAAAGTGAACATAGGCCCCTCTCTCCTGACTCACCTGTCCCTCAGTTCAAACCTCCTCATATCAGTTGTGATGTGGAACTATCAAGGCAGAGGTCATTTACACCAGAATCATTAG
- the LOC122770768 gene encoding uncharacterized protein LOC122770768, giving the protein MCMLHLTHLCFHLKKTKQNHKSYLFVFFSTPPHHFLQVSTTSFKTNLSESSKPKNIDSAQCQVSTSESPSLANELDTFSIQKLELPIPFSFDQSTAQSEITLTHQSSSQQEKGDVMSFPKQCENSGLVKPSSSNPDSICQNAKDIPAGKIIMFSESTPTSSGSGSPHLDQLLTDLEEMKLKFSPETLGPPSESSDESPEDNQSNMYEDLSPEEQCPSLSDDTDHTNLGVTDTYHFQTSIQDEPELLPVALDLTSESSNDESLSIPEFPQRLCETVQPLNFGLPQSEIFSLPEIAAGCHSYTAENNLASQCENKSLIDIIQRKEEHESATGSNVSMDLTEETLTQIIQDQFPHSGVAKSVDTVQTEEFSSQSFSDFSTEADNYPGHCSFEEVIQYPTPLNGQYEQCSEQSPVTFDCFASEATSIKDATLSTTDEEDSIPPGYAEVVQSGAHSPTFEFSDPEPFFDCEQAASDFSETEPDERESRTWSGGGLPCVSHSRVLEKVNQGVLLSSGSEDYEDAPFGQESPDNVHKESEESLHSSEASDEEFTLCEAPQLPPICKTGANVETDNSLARVR; this is encoded by the coding sequence aTGTGCATGCTTCATTTGACTCATTTGTGCTTtcatctgaaaaaaacaaaacaaaatcataaatcatatttgtttgtttttttctccactccACCTCATCATTTCTTACAGGTATCCACCACATCTTTCAAGACAAATCTTTCTGAATcttcaaaaccaaaaaatattgattCGGCTCAATGTCAGGTCTCTACGAGCGAGAGCCCCTCGTTGGCAAATGAGTTAGACACATTTTCCATTCAAAAATTAGAATTGCCAATTCCATTTAGCTTTGACCAGAGTACAGCACAGTCTGAAATCACACTAACTCATCAAAGCAGCTCCCAACAGGAAAAAGGTGATGTGATGTCTTTCCCCAAACAATGTGAAAATTCTGGCTTAGTTAAACCAAGTTCATCAAACCCAGACTCAATTTGTCAAAATGCCAAGGATATTCCAGCTGGTAAAATCATCATGTTCTCAGAATCCACTCCAACATCATCTGGGTCTGGGTCCCCTCATCTTGACCAGCTACTGACAGATCTGGAGGAGATGAAACTTAAGTTTAGCCCAGAGACACTTGGTCCACCATCAGAGTCTTCTGATGAAAGCCCTGAAGATAATCAAAGTAACATGTATGAAGACCTTTCACCTGAAGAGCAATGTCCTTCACTTTCTGATGACACTGACCACACAAATCTAGGAGTCACAGATACTTATCATTTCCAGACATCAATTCAAGATGAACCTGAATTGCTCCCTGTTGCTCTCGATCTGACAAGTGAATCATCAAATGATGAGTCCCTTTCAATCCCAGAGTTTCCCCAAAGACTTTGTGAAACAGTGCAACCTCTGAACTTCGGTTTACCTCAGAGTGAGATATTTTCTTTGCCCGAAATAGCTGCAGGGTGTCATTCTTACACAGCTGAAAACAATCTCGCAAGTCAATGTGAGAACAAGTCTTTAATTGATATAATTCAGAGAAAAGAAGAGCATGAATCAGCTACAGGATCAAATGTCTCAATGGATTTGACAGAAGAAACTTTAACTCAGATTATTCAAGATCAATTTCCACATTCAGGAGTGGCAAAGTCCGTTGACACTGTTCAGACAGAAGAGTTTTCCTCTCAGTCTTTTTCTGATTTCTCAACTGAGGCTGATAATTACCCTGGGCATTGTAGCTTTGAGGAAGTGATCCAATACCCTACTCCACTAAATGGACAGTATGAACAGTGTTCAGAACAGTCCCCAGTAACCTTTGACTGTTTTGCCTCTGAGGCCACTTCTATAAAAGATGCAACTTTATCAACCACTGATGAGGAAGACAGCATCCCTCCAGGATATGCAGAGGTTGTGCAAAGTGGTGCACACAGCCCTACCTTTGAATTCTCAGACCCAGAACCATTCTTTGACTGCGAACAAGCTGCGTCTGATTTCTCAGAGACTGAGCCCGATGAGCGTGAGTCAAGAACCTGGTCAGGTGGAGGGCTACCTTGTGTGAGTCATTCGAGAGTTCTTGAAAAGGTAAATCAAGGAGTACTGTTATCCTCTGGAAGTGAAGATTATGAAGATGCTCCTTTTGGCCAAGAGTCTCCTGATAATGTGCATAAAGAGAGTGAAGAGTCACTGCACTCTTCAGAAGCCTCAGACGAAGAATTTACCTTGTGTGAAGCTCCACAACTACCCCCTATCTGTAAAACTGGGGCAAATGTTGAAACTGATAATTCTCTGGCAAGGGTAAGATGA